The region GGAGACGGAACCGCGGATGATCAGTGGCCCGGACATGCCCCTATGATCCCGCGCCGACCGCCCCGCAGTCACGGGATTTACCCGGAATGCGGAACCACGGCAGCGCCGGTCCGCGTTCAGGGGGATGACGGTAGTTTCGACGCCAACATCTACGACCAGACATAAGGGGACTTCCCATGGCGGTAAGCCTGTCCAAGGGCGGCAACGTCTCGCTGACCAAAGAGGCGCCCGGACTGACGGCAGTGACGGTCGGCCTCGGCTGGGACGTCCGTACCACCACCGGCACGGACTTCGACCTCGACGCGAGCGCCATCGCGGTCAACGCGGGCGGCAAGGTCTACTCCGACGGCCACTTCGTCTTCTTCAACAACAAGCAGACGCCCGACCAGACCATCGTGCACACCGGTGACAACCGCACCGGCGAGGGCGAGGGCGACGACGAGTCCATCAACGTCAACCTGGCCGGCCTGCCGGCCGACATCGAGAAGATCGTCTTCCCGGTGTCCATCTACGACGCCGAGACCCGCAGCCAGAACTTCGGCCAGGTGCGGAACGCGTACATCCGCATCATCAACCAGGCGGGCGGCGCCGAGATCGCCCGTTACGACCTCAGCGAGGACGCCGCCACCGAGACCGCGATGGTCTTCGGCGAGCTGTACCGCAATGGGGCCGAGTGGAAGTTCCGCGCGGTCGGCCAGGGCTACGCGTCCGGCCTGGTGGGCATCGCCACGGACTTCGGCGTCTCGCTCTGACGCCTGTACGGCGGCCGGCCCCGCGAAGGCCCGTGGACGGCCTTCGCGGGGCCTTCGTACAATCTGGGACGATCGCCGGGTGATCGACCTCGGCTACGCCCTTTCCCGACGCTTCCCCGACCCGCCGCAGACCGACTACCGCACGGCGGACGTACGGGCACTGCGGCACGACCTCTTCTGCGGCGACGTCTATCTGGCCGAGGGCGAGCGGGAGCTGTCCACCGCCTGGGGCTGGGTGCCGGTGCTGGACTTCGCGTGGGCGCTGTGCGACATCGCCGAGCGGCTGGACCGCGACCCGGCGGGCGGCCGGGCGTCCCGGCCGCAGCACGCCGAGCTGGACTTCA is a window of Streptomyces sp. NBC_01477 DNA encoding:
- a CDS encoding TerD family protein gives rise to the protein MAVSLSKGGNVSLTKEAPGLTAVTVGLGWDVRTTTGTDFDLDASAIAVNAGGKVYSDGHFVFFNNKQTPDQTIVHTGDNRTGEGEGDDESINVNLAGLPADIEKIVFPVSIYDAETRSQNFGQVRNAYIRIINQAGGAEIARYDLSEDAATETAMVFGELYRNGAEWKFRAVGQGYASGLVGIATDFGVSL